A window of Microbacterium sp. Root61 genomic DNA:
CACGTCACTGATGAACGTCTCCATCTCGGCGGTCGTCCACGACATCGGCACGACCGCCAGCGGAGTGCAGGGCGCGATCGCGCTCGAGGCGCTCGTCTCCGCCGCGTTCATCCTCATCGGCGGCAAGACCGGTGACCTCATCGGGCGCAAGCTCGCCTACATCCTGGGACTCCTCGCGTACGCGGTGGGCGCGATCGCGATGACGCTCGCGCAGAATCTGACGTCGATCATCGTGTTCTGGGCGATCATCGGCGGAATCGGAGCGTCGCTGCTGCTGCCCGCGATGCAGTCGCTCATCCACGGCAACTTCGAGGGTGCGCAACAGAAGCGCGTCTATGCGCTGGTCGGGGCATCCGCCGCCATCGCGGCCGCGGTCGGTCCCCTTCTCGGCGGCTTCATCACCACCTTCCTCTCGTGGCGCGTGGGCTTTCTGCTGGAGGCGGTGATCATCGCCGTGGTCCTCGCGGGGATCGGCCTCGTGAAGGACGTGAAGTACACCGGTTCCCGCGTCGTGGACTGGGTGGGTGCCGCGCTGTCGGTCGTCGGCATGGGCGGCATCGTCCTCGGCATCCTGGTGTGGCAGGAAGGCGGCGGATACGTCGGCCTGCTCATCGGCCTGGGGGTCGCGGCGCTGCTCGGGCTGGCGTGGTGGCTGCGCAGCCGCAAGCGTCGGGCGAAGGCGACCCTGATCGACCCCGACCTCTTCCGTTCCAAGGTGTTCCAGTCGGGCGTGAGCGGTCAGCTGCTGCAGCAGATCGCGCTCGGCGGCACGATGATCGTGCTCCCGCTGTACCTGCAGATGGTGCTCGGGTACAACGCCCTGCTGGCCGGCCTGTCGATCGCTCCGCTCTCCCTCAGCATGTTCTTCGTCGCGATCCTGGCGGGCCGGCGCGGAAAGGGGCGTGCGGCCAACATCATCCTGCTCGGGTTCATCCTGCTGGTCGTCGGGCTCGTCATCCTCCTCCCGATCGTGCCCCGCGCCGACTCGGGCTGGTGGCTGACCATTCCGCTGATCATCGCCGGAGCGGGGCTCGGTCTGCTCGTGTCGCAGCTGAACAACTACACGCTCTCGCCGATCTCGAACGAGCGGGTCAGTGAGGCGGCCGGCGTCAACTCCGCCGCCGGCTCGTTCGGGCTCTCCTTCGGTCTCGCCTTCGCGGGCGCGATCATGCTCGCCACGCTCGCGTTCACCTTCACGGCCCGCGCCGAGGCGAGCACGGTCCTCAGCCCCGCCGAACAGCAGACGGTCGCGGTGGCCCTCGAAGAGGACGCGCAGCTGATGTCGACCACCCAGCTGGAGGATGTCGTTGCCGGACAGCCCGAAGATGTCCAGGACGAGATCATCGCGATCAACGAGCAGTCGCGGCCGCTGGCACTTCAGATCGCCCTCTTCATCCCGATCCTCGCCGGGCTCGTGGGCATCGGAAACGCACTGCGGATGCGGCGACTGCCGGATCCGGCGCCGTCGGACTCCGCGGAAACCACCCTCGGCTGAACGCCGGGGCTACCGGAGCCGCGCACGCGGGGCGATCGTCGGCGTGCCGTCGGCCGGGTCGGGGAACACGCGGGCATCGATGTCGAACACGTCGCGCATCAGCGCGTCGGTGAGGATGTCGCCGGGTACACCCTGCGCCTGGATCTCTCCGTCCCGCATCACCACGAGCCGGTCGCTGTAGCGTGCCGCAAGGCTCAGGTCGTGCAGCACCATGAGCACGGTGCGCCCCTGGTCGCTGGACAGCCCGCGCACCGTCTCGAGGATCCCGACCGAGTGCGAGATGTCGAGGTGTGTCGTGGGCTCGTCCAGCAGCATCAGCGGCGTCTCCTGCGCGAGGCACATCGCGATCCAGGCGCGCTGGCGCTGTCCGCCCGAGAGCTCGTCCAATGGGCGGGTGGCGAAGGAGGCGACGTCCATCGTCTGCATCGCCTGCAGCACGATCGACTCGTCGTGCGCGGTCCACTGCCGGTACCAGCGCTGGTGCGGCTGTCGACCGCGCGCCACCAGGTCGGCAACCGTCAGGCCGTCGGGTGCGACCGCCGATTGCGGCAGCATCGACAGACGCACGGCCAGTTCGCGCGGGGTGAGGGACGTCAAGGGGATGCCGTCGAGTTCGATCGTTCCCGCCATCGGCCTGGACAGTCCGGCGATCGCCCGCAGCAGCGTGGACTTGCCGCTGCCGTTCGGCCCGATGATCGTGGTGACCCGGCCGCGCTCGATCTGGAGATCGGCCGAGGCGACGATCACGTGACGGCCGTAGCCGATGCGCAGACCGGTGGCGTTCAGAGCAGCGCTCATGCGCTCGTCCTCCTGACGTAGTGGAACAGCAAGGCGATGAGAACGGGCCCGCCGACCAAGGATGTGATCACACCGACGGGCAGCTCGACGGGAAGCCAGCGGGTGGACAGGTCGGCGGTGGAGACCAGCAGCGCGCCGAACAGTCCGGCGGCGAACACGGGCGGACCGTCGGTGCCGAACAGGCGCAAGGCGACCTGCGGTGCAACGAACGCGACGAACCCGATCGGACCGACGACGGCGGTCGCGAACGACACGAGCGCGACGGCCACGAGGAGGAGCGCCGCCTGGGCCGGTCCGGTGCGCGTGCCGATCGCGCGTGCGACCTCCGGTCCGAGGCGCAGCGTCGCGACCGGCCGGGCGAGCGCCGCGATGGCGACCAGCGCCGTGACGCACACGATTCCGACGAATGCGACGTCGCTCCATGTCGCCCCGACGATCGACCCGGTGAGCCAGCGGGTCGCCACCGCGGCGTCCTCGAGCTCTGCGCGCAGCAGCATCCATTCGGTGAGCGCCGCAGCCAGCGCCGTCACTCCGATGCCCGTCAGCACCAGACGCAATGGATCCAGGCCGCGCCGCCAGGACAGGCCGACGATGAGCGCCGTCACCGCGAGCCCGCCGATGAGAGCGGCGATCGGAACCGCGACGGATGCAGCGACCCCGACGAGTGGGCTCGTGATCACCGCGACCGCGGCCACGCCGGCACCTGCGCTGACGCCGAGGATGTCGGGGCTCGCGAGGGGGTTGCGGGTCAATGACTGGGTGATGCCGCCGGCGGCGCCGAACGCGAACCCCACCAGCGCCGCGAGGAGTGCGCGAGTCAGCCGCTTGCCGGTGATCAGGGTCTCCACCTTGTCACCGACGCCGGTCAGGGCCGCCCACACGCGATCGAGAGACAGGCCGATCGTGCCGGTGGTGACCGCCACGATGAGCACGATGAGAAGGGCGATGCACACGAAGGCGCCGATGAGGAGATAGCGCGGGCGCAGCACGCCGGATCCCGGGCCGACGGCCCACCCCGGCCGCCCGGGAACGATCGCGGGCTGCACCGGCCACAGGGCGCGCGCCGTCACAGTCTCACCAGCTTGGGTCGCGCGACGATGGCGATGAGCACGGGTGCGCCGACGACGGCCAGCACGAATCCGACGGGGAGCTCGCCGGACGGCACCGCCACGCGGCCGACGACGTCGGCCAGCAGCAGGAGCACTGCTCCGACGAGGGCTGCGAGCGGGATGAGCCAGGTGTAGCGCGGGCCGGTGGCGCCGCGCACGGCATAGGGGGCGACGAGCCCGAGGAAGGCGATCGGCCCGCACGCGGCGGTGGCGGCCGCGGCGAGGACGGTGATGCCGAGCACTCCGACGATGCGGATCCCGGCGACTCGGTTGCCGAGACTGCGGGCGACGTCGTCGCCCAGCCCGAGAGCAGTGACGCCCGGACCGTTCGATACGGCGAGCACCAGACCCACCGCGATGAGCGCCAGGATGAACGGCATCGCCTCGGGCGGCCGGCCGGCGAGGGACCCGACCGCCCAATGGCGCAGCACGTCGAGTGTCTGCTTGTCCAGCAGCACGACCGCTGTGGTCGCCGACGCCAGCAGCGCACCCAGGGCGGCCCCGGTGAGGGCGAGTGTGACGGGAGTGCCTCGCGCACGACCCGACCACGCGATGGCGACCACGATGGCGGTGGCAGCGAACGCGCCGACGAGCGCCGCGAGCACCGTCGCGAGTGCGGAATCGACGCCGAACGCGAAGGTCAGCATGACGACCCCGAACGCGGCTCCGGCGTTCACCCCGAACAGGCCCGGTTCGGCCAACGGGTTGCGGGTGTGGCCCTGCATGAGCGCGCCTGCGGCGCCGAGAGCGAGTCCGACGGCGAGTCCGAGGATCGTGCGGGGCAGGCGTTGAGTGCGGATGACGGTGGCTTCGGGGGAGATCGCGTCGGCGAACAGGGCGCCCCACAC
This region includes:
- a CDS encoding MFS transporter, giving the protein MSNGAPEVVPFNGRLAILLAMAMFVLVVDTSLMNVSISAVVHDIGTTASGVQGAIALEALVSAAFILIGGKTGDLIGRKLAYILGLLAYAVGAIAMTLAQNLTSIIVFWAIIGGIGASLLLPAMQSLIHGNFEGAQQKRVYALVGASAAIAAAVGPLLGGFITTFLSWRVGFLLEAVIIAVVLAGIGLVKDVKYTGSRVVDWVGAALSVVGMGGIVLGILVWQEGGGYVGLLIGLGVAALLGLAWWLRSRKRRAKATLIDPDLFRSKVFQSGVSGQLLQQIALGGTMIVLPLYLQMVLGYNALLAGLSIAPLSLSMFFVAILAGRRGKGRAANIILLGFILLVVGLVILLPIVPRADSGWWLTIPLIIAGAGLGLLVSQLNNYTLSPISNERVSEAAGVNSAAGSFGLSFGLAFAGAIMLATLAFTFTARAEASTVLSPAEQQTVAVALEEDAQLMSTTQLEDVVAGQPEDVQDEIIAINEQSRPLALQIALFIPILAGLVGIGNALRMRRLPDPAPSDSAETTLG
- a CDS encoding ABC transporter ATP-binding protein, which produces MSAALNATGLRIGYGRHVIVASADLQIERGRVTTIIGPNGSGKSTLLRAIAGLSRPMAGTIELDGIPLTSLTPRELAVRLSMLPQSAVAPDGLTVADLVARGRQPHQRWYRQWTAHDESIVLQAMQTMDVASFATRPLDELSGGQRQRAWIAMCLAQETPLMLLDEPTTHLDISHSVGILETVRGLSSDQGRTVLMVLHDLSLAARYSDRLVVMRDGEIQAQGVPGDILTDALMRDVFDIDARVFPDPADGTPTIAPRARLR
- a CDS encoding FecCD family ABC transporter permease, whose translation is MTARALWPVQPAIVPGRPGWAVGPGSGVLRPRYLLIGAFVCIALLIVLIVAVTTGTIGLSLDRVWAALTGVGDKVETLITGKRLTRALLAALVGFAFGAAGGITQSLTRNPLASPDILGVSAGAGVAAVAVITSPLVGVAASVAVPIAALIGGLAVTALIVGLSWRRGLDPLRLVLTGIGVTALAAALTEWMLLRAELEDAAVATRWLTGSIVGATWSDVAFVGIVCVTALVAIAALARPVATLRLGPEVARAIGTRTGPAQAALLLVAVALVSFATAVVGPIGFVAFVAPQVALRLFGTDGPPVFAAGLFGALLVSTADLSTRWLPVELPVGVITSLVGGPVLIALLFHYVRRTSA
- a CDS encoding FecCD family ABC transporter permease, whose translation is MRPVKSTASHPAAGAARPLLALAIVSLALIVATAASLLVGSNRIPPAEVWGALFADAISPEATVIRTQRLPRTILGLAVGLALGAAGALMQGHTRNPLAEPGLFGVNAGAAFGVVMLTFAFGVDSALATVLAALVGAFAATAIVVAIAWSGRARGTPVTLALTGAALGALLASATTAVVLLDKQTLDVLRHWAVGSLAGRPPEAMPFILALIAVGLVLAVSNGPGVTALGLGDDVARSLGNRVAGIRIVGVLGITVLAAAATAACGPIAFLGLVAPYAVRGATGPRYTWLIPLAALVGAVLLLLADVVGRVAVPSGELPVGFVLAVVGAPVLIAIVARPKLVRL